The Caviibacter abscessus genome window below encodes:
- a CDS encoding AAC(3) family N-acetyltransferase: MYDLNAKILMIGTDFETNTSIHLAENFLGRETIIEKSKMKHNEIDKWVEFKNIEVDIYDDYLEIQKLFYDYLSIKPIKVNEAEISCFRLKECVNFSKQYYLDRGKK; the protein is encoded by the coding sequence ATGTATGATTTAAATGCTAAAATTTTAATGATAGGAACAGATTTTGAAACCAATACATCAATTCATTTAGCAGAAAATTTTCTTGGAAGAGAAACAATTATAGAAAAAAGTAAAATGAAACATAATGAAATAGATAAATGGGTAGAATTTAAAAATATTGAGGTTGATATCTATGATGATTATCTAGAAATTCAAAAGTTATTTTACGATTATTTATCCATTAAACCCATAAAAGTTAATGAAGCTGAGATTAGTTGTTTCAGATTAAAGGAATGTGTTAATTTTTCAAAACAATATTATCTTGATAGGGGTAAGAAGTGA
- a CDS encoding AAC(3) family N-acetyltransferase has protein sequence MYEYLTKTEKKGLKPITICDLKKIFLNVGVEKGDVLMVHSSISSLGYVVGGSEAIYEALISIIGPEGTIVVPSQTVDISDPASWQYPPVPSDWFEIIRLVCILLCLKCMI, from the coding sequence ATGTATGAATACTTGACAAAGACCGAAAAAAAAGGTTTAAAACCAATCACAATATGTGATCTAAAAAAAATATTTTTAAATGTAGGGGTTGAAAAAGGCGATGTATTAATGGTACATTCATCAATTTCATCTTTAGGCTATGTTGTTGGAGGGAGCGAGGCTATATATGAAGCTTTAATTAGTATAATTGGTCCAGAGGGAACTATAGTTGTTCCATCTCAAACAGTTGATATTTCAGATCCGGCTTCTTGGCAATATCCTCCAGTACCTTCAGATTGGTTTGAAATTATCCGTTTGGTTTGCATTCTCCTTTGTCTAAAATGTATGATTTAA
- a CDS encoding rhodanese-like domain-containing protein, with protein sequence MFDFLKPVPSIKIEQLKEDMVLIDVRKEEEYKEGHIKGSKNIPLDKIESFCGDKNKKVYVICRSGRRSKIATKYLNKKGYDAYNVLGGMLEWEMLKVNFYDNVEDSLLKFAVIITKFNDEFVFCKHKKRDTLEIPGGHREFGEDILTTAKRELYEETGAIKYTITPISIYSVTVKGVETFGMLYFADVKLFEKELHSEIEKIVFLKNLPKNLTYPEIQPKLISIAKQKGFIK encoded by the coding sequence ATGTTTGATTTTTTGAAACCAGTACCAAGTATAAAAATAGAACAACTAAAAGAAGATATGGTTTTAATAGATGTACGAAAAGAGGAAGAATATAAGGAAGGACATATAAAAGGTTCTAAAAATATTCCATTAGATAAAATAGAAAGTTTTTGTGGAGATAAAAATAAGAAAGTATATGTCATATGCAGAAGTGGAAGAAGAAGTAAGATAGCAACAAAGTACTTAAATAAAAAAGGTTATGATGCCTATAATGTATTAGGTGGAATGCTTGAATGGGAAATGCTAAAAGTAAATTTTTATGATAATGTTGAAGATAGTTTGTTAAAGTTTGCAGTGATTATTACAAAATTTAATGATGAATTTGTATTTTGTAAGCACAAAAAAAGAGATACATTAGAAATTCCAGGTGGACATAGAGAATTTGGTGAAGATATTCTGACTACTGCAAAACGTGAATTATATGAAGAAACAGGAGCAATAAAATATACAATTACTCCTATATCTATTTATTCAGTTACTGTAAAAGGTGTTGAAACTTTTGGTATGCTATATTTTGCAGATGTAAAATTATTTGAAAAAGAATTACACAGTGAAATAGAAAAAATAGTTTTTTTGAAAAACTTACCTAAAAATTTAACATATCCTGAAATACAACCTAAATTAATAAGTATAGCCAAGCAAAAAGGGTTTATTAAATAA
- a CDS encoding deoxycytidylate deaminase has product MGIAFLSAQRSKDPVTQVGACIVKNNKIIGIGYNGFPRGSSDDIMPWTKVGEVLDTKHPYVVHAELNAILNSIKDLENSTIYVTHYPCNECAKAITQSGIKKVVYYSDKHKHHELLKASTRIMENADIKIVKYIDEKNEIKITFGD; this is encoded by the coding sequence ATGGGTATAGCATTTTTGTCTGCACAAAGAAGTAAAGATCCTGTAACTCAAGTAGGAGCTTGCATAGTAAAAAATAACAAGATTATAGGTATAGGATATAACGGGTTTCCAAGAGGAAGCAGTGATGATATTATGCCTTGGACAAAAGTAGGAGAAGTATTAGATACAAAACATCCTTATGTAGTTCATGCAGAGCTTAATGCAATATTAAATAGTATTAAAGATTTAGAAAATAGTACAATATATGTAACTCATTATCCTTGCAATGAATGTGCAAAAGCCATAACACAATCAGGAATAAAAAAAGTAGTTTACTACTCAGATAAACATAAGCATCATGAATTATTAAAAGCTTCTACAAGAATAATGGAAAATGCTGATATAAAAATTGTTAAATATATTGATGAAAAAAATGAAATTAAAATAACTTTTGGAGATTAG
- the xseA gene encoding exodeoxyribonuclease VII large subunit, with protein MKTYTVGEINNIIKEYLESVVMLKAFCVEGEVSNITYQQRHMYFTLKDEKNNIKCAGFNYIVNDIPRNLKEGDHVKVYGKINVYNVNATLQIVCSKVEKISNIGELYKKLEELKLEYLAKGYFDKEIKKQIPKYPKKIGVVTAHTGAAIHDIIDTTQIRNNNVDIYVYSAKVQGEGAGLSIAEGIRVLNNKNLDLDLIIVGRGGGSIEDLWAFNEREVIEAIYESKLPIISAVGHEVDVLLSDFAADLRAATPTQAAQLVVPEKKEILKMIIEMKRKLNVDLMQKLKLQIKEVDNLKNNYYFKEFYTNRILSNYQLIDKYTIRLEEIMKLKLNYDEKIKRIESIKKNLDSIILNKLENKKIKIESLKNKLEKYNLNELYDRGFSITLVNNKLIKDVTLKKGMKLETVYKNGKVSSEVK; from the coding sequence GTGAAAACCTATACAGTTGGAGAAATAAATAATATTATAAAAGAATATCTTGAAAGTGTAGTGATGCTTAAAGCTTTTTGTGTTGAAGGAGAAGTATCAAATATTACGTATCAACAAAGGCACATGTATTTTACATTAAAAGATGAAAAAAATAATATTAAATGTGCGGGTTTTAACTATATAGTAAATGATATCCCAAGAAACTTAAAAGAGGGAGATCATGTTAAAGTTTATGGGAAAATAAATGTATATAATGTCAATGCAACACTTCAAATTGTTTGTAGTAAAGTTGAAAAAATTTCAAATATTGGGGAACTATATAAAAAGCTTGAAGAATTGAAACTAGAATATCTTGCCAAAGGATATTTTGATAAAGAAATAAAAAAGCAAATACCCAAGTATCCAAAAAAAATAGGTGTGGTAACAGCTCATACAGGTGCTGCAATACATGATATTATAGATACAACACAAATTAGAAATAATAATGTTGATATATATGTATATTCAGCGAAAGTGCAAGGAGAAGGTGCAGGTTTATCAATAGCTGAGGGAATAAGAGTTTTAAATAATAAAAATTTAGACCTTGATTTAATAATAGTAGGTCGTGGTGGTGGAAGCATAGAAGATTTATGGGCATTTAATGAGCGTGAAGTTATAGAAGCTATATATGAATCTAAGCTTCCAATAATTTCTGCTGTAGGACATGAGGTAGATGTCTTATTATCTGACTTTGCAGCAGATTTAAGAGCAGCAACACCAACTCAAGCAGCACAGCTTGTTGTACCTGAAAAAAAAGAAATTCTTAAAATGATTATAGAAATGAAAAGAAAATTAAATGTTGATTTGATGCAAAAATTAAAACTTCAAATAAAAGAAGTAGATAATTTGAAAAATAACTATTATTTTAAAGAATTTTATACAAATAGGATTTTAAGTAACTATCAATTAATTGATAAATATACTATAAGACTAGAAGAAATCATGAAATTAAAATTAAACTATGATGAAAAAATTAAAAGAATTGAAAGTATAAAGAAAAATCTTGACAGTATTATTTTAAATAAATTGGAAAATAAGAAAATCAAAATTGAAAGTTTGAAAAATAAGCTTGAGAAATATAATTTGAATGAATTATATGATAGAGGTTTTAGTATAACACTTGTGAATAATAAATTAATAAAAGATGTAACACTAAAAAAAGGTATGAAGTTAGAAACTGTTTATAAAAATGGTAAAGTATCAAGCGAGGTGAAATAA
- the uvrB gene encoding excinuclease ABC subunit UvrB: MDFKLYSKFKPTGDQPQAIEKLVTNLENGIYEQILLGVTGSGKTFTIANVINRLNRPALILAPNKTLAAQLYNEYKKFFPENAVEYFVSYYDYYQPEAYIPQTDTYIEKDSSINEEIDKLRHAATAALLTRRDVIIVASVSAIYGLGSKKAYNDNVIPIDKKVGISRKKLIKRLIELRYNRNDMVLERASFRIKGDIIDLLPPYQDSAYRFTFFDEDLEYMYEINPLTGKKIKNLKRLAIMPATHYLSTVDNHNMFMKIKEELKERVDFFEKNNKLLEAQRIKQRTEYDMEMIREIGYCKGIENYSRYLADKKQGETPDTLIDYFPDDFIVFIDESHITVPQIGGMYNGDHSRKNMLIENGFRLPSAFDNRPLRLEEFFAKINQVVYVSATPSDYELTNSKDEIVEQLIRPTGLIEPSIEIRKTKYQVDDLLEEIKKEVEKNQRVLITTLTKKMAEELTDYYLELGIKVRYMHSDIDTIERVEIIKGLRTKEYDVLIGINLLREGLDLPEVALVAILEADKEGFLRSRRSLIQTMGRASRNVEGRVILYADTITKSMKEAITEVDRRRKIQNDYNIANNINPKTVTNSSVDSLVEYDEQETVTENTVEFKNIKDIEKQISKLEKEMKKYSKELNFEKAIEIRNKISQLNKILMEVM, encoded by the coding sequence ATGGATTTTAAATTATACTCAAAATTTAAACCTACGGGTGATCAACCACAAGCAATAGAAAAACTTGTAACTAATTTAGAAAATGGAATATATGAGCAAATTCTTTTAGGAGTTACAGGTTCAGGAAAGACATTTACTATTGCTAATGTAATAAATAGATTAAATAGACCTGCTCTTATTTTAGCACCCAATAAAACATTAGCAGCTCAATTATATAATGAGTATAAAAAATTTTTTCCTGAAAATGCAGTTGAATATTTTGTATCATATTATGATTATTATCAACCGGAAGCATATATTCCACAAACTGATACATATATTGAGAAAGACTCATCAATAAATGAAGAAATAGATAAATTAAGACACGCTGCTACGGCAGCTCTTTTAACAAGGAGAGATGTAATTATTGTAGCGTCTGTTTCAGCAATTTATGGTTTAGGTTCAAAAAAAGCATATAATGATAATGTTATTCCAATTGATAAAAAAGTAGGAATTTCTAGAAAAAAATTAATTAAAAGACTTATTGAACTTAGATATAATAGAAATGATATGGTACTTGAAAGAGCTTCTTTTAGAATAAAAGGAGATATTATTGATTTACTGCCTCCATATCAAGATAGTGCATACAGATTTACATTTTTTGATGAAGATTTAGAGTATATGTACGAGATAAATCCTTTAACAGGTAAAAAGATTAAAAATTTAAAAAGACTTGCAATAATGCCTGCAACTCATTATTTATCAACAGTTGATAATCATAATATGTTTATGAAAATAAAGGAAGAACTTAAAGAAAGAGTAGATTTTTTTGAAAAAAATAATAAATTATTAGAAGCACAAAGAATAAAACAAAGAACAGAATATGATATGGAAATGATAAGAGAAATAGGTTATTGTAAAGGAATTGAAAATTATTCAAGATATCTTGCTGATAAAAAGCAAGGTGAAACTCCTGATACTTTAATTGACTATTTTCCTGATGATTTTATTGTATTTATTGATGAGTCTCATATAACAGTTCCACAAATAGGTGGTATGTATAACGGGGATCATTCAAGAAAAAACATGTTAATTGAAAATGGTTTTAGACTACCAAGTGCCTTTGATAATAGACCGCTTAGACTAGAAGAGTTTTTCGCTAAAATTAATCAAGTTGTATATGTTTCAGCTACACCAAGTGATTACGAGCTTACAAATTCTAAAGATGAAATAGTGGAACAATTAATAAGACCTACAGGACTTATTGAACCAAGTATAGAAATCAGAAAAACAAAATATCAAGTTGATGATTTACTAGAAGAAATAAAAAAGGAAGTTGAAAAAAATCAAAGAGTTTTAATAACAACTTTAACTAAGAAAATGGCAGAGGAATTAACTGACTATTATTTAGAATTAGGAATTAAAGTAAGATACATGCACTCTGATATTGATACAATTGAAAGAGTTGAAATAATAAAAGGCTTAAGAACAAAAGAGTATGATGTACTTATAGGTATTAACTTACTTAGAGAAGGTTTAGATTTACCGGAAGTAGCATTAGTTGCAATACTTGAAGCAGATAAAGAAGGATTTTTAAGATCAAGAAGATCACTTATACAAACTATGGGTAGAGCATCTAGAAATGTTGAAGGTAGAGTTATACTTTATGCAGATACAATAACAAAATCTATGAAAGAAGCGATAACAGAAGTTGACAGAAGAAGAAAAATACAAAATGACTATAATATAGCAAATAATATTAATCCTAAAACTGTTACTAATAGCTCTGTTGATTCACTTGTAGAATATGATGAACAAGAGACTGTTACTGAAAATACAGTTGAATTTAAAAATATAAAAGATATAGAAAAACAAATATCCAAATTAGAAAAAGAAATGAAAAAATATTCAAAAGAGCTTAATTTTGAAAAAGCAATTGAAATAAGAAATAAAATATCGCAATTAAATAAAATTCTTATGGAGGTTATGTAG
- a CDS encoding glycoside hydrolase family 10 protein produces MKKIVISLGLAAFLVSCSYVSKDYKQVMGEQKTEKIEKKPGKDTELGNKSNEDILSNEQLSKQVFDRSKRKVNTNLKGVWVSTVFNLDFPKNKGYNPEVQKREIDKLVENVKNWGLNAIFLQVKPTNDAFYNSKNLPWSMYLTGIENQYPGYDPLAYFIQKAHENNIELHAWINPYRVAMTTDRSKLSSKNVANQHPDWVFEYDGKLYLNPGKPEVVKYLYNNIEEIVKNYNIDGVHLDDYFYPYPNGAKKIPDFDIREYQENGSSFNTLGDFRRNNVNDLIKNLSTSIHKLKPSISFGISPFGIWRNQSTDYSGSNTNGLQAYDDLYADSVKWMSEGWIDYIAPQIYWHIDHPKAGYEKLVNWWSSVSKRTNTPLYVGEGVYKVNEWPKGEVREHKNIRNQNSAVKGYILFRYDTLLNNKWIIDEMN; encoded by the coding sequence ATGAAAAAAATAGTAATTTCTTTAGGATTAGCAGCATTTTTAGTATCATGTTCATATGTTTCTAAAGATTATAAACAAGTTATGGGAGAGCAAAAAACTGAAAAAATTGAAAAAAAACCGGGTAAAGACACAGAATTAGGAAATAAGAGTAATGAAGATATATTATCTAATGAACAATTATCAAAACAAGTTTTTGACAGAAGTAAAAGAAAAGTAAATACTAATTTAAAAGGTGTTTGGGTTTCAACTGTATTTAATTTAGATTTCCCAAAGAATAAAGGATATAATCCTGAGGTTCAAAAAAGAGAAATTGATAAATTAGTTGAAAATGTTAAAAATTGGGGATTAAATGCTATCTTTTTACAAGTTAAACCTACAAATGATGCGTTTTATAATTCAAAAAATTTACCTTGGTCTATGTATTTAACTGGTATAGAAAATCAATATCCTGGTTATGATCCTCTAGCATATTTTATACAAAAAGCACATGAAAATAATATTGAATTACATGCATGGATAAATCCATATAGAGTTGCTATGACAACAGATCGTAGTAAATTGTCTTCTAAAAATGTAGCAAATCAACATCCTGATTGGGTATTTGAATATGATGGTAAACTATATTTAAATCCTGGAAAACCTGAAGTTGTAAAATATTTATATAATAATATAGAAGAAATAGTTAAAAACTATAACATAGATGGTGTTCATTTAGATGATTATTTCTATCCATATCCTAATGGAGCTAAGAAAATCCCTGATTTTGATATTAGAGAATATCAAGAAAATGGAAGTTCATTTAATACACTTGGAGATTTTAGAAGAAATAATGTAAATGATTTAATAAAAAATTTATCTACATCAATTCATAAATTAAAACCAAGTATTTCATTTGGAATAAGTCCATTTGGTATTTGGAGAAACCAAAGTACAGATTATAGCGGTTCAAATACAAATGGATTACAAGCATACGATGATTTATATGCTGACAGCGTTAAATGGATGAGTGAAGGTTGGATTGACTATATTGCACCTCAAATATATTGGCATATTGACCATCCAAAAGCAGGTTATGAAAAACTTGTTAATTGGTGGAGTAGTGTATCAAAAAGAACTAATACCCCATTATATGTTGGAGAGGGAGTATATAAAGTAAATGAATGGCCTAAAGGCGAAGTGAGAGAACATAAAAATATAAGAAATCAAAATTCTGCTGTAAAAGGTTACATATTATTTAGATATGATACACTTTTAAACAATAAATGGATAATTGATGAGATGAATTAA
- a CDS encoding O-methyltransferase, producing the protein MIENFEKVTAYARSLFKEDKDILEVKKYGIDNKVPIVTEEVLNFMLFLIKHNKYKTCLEIGSAIGYSGKYLAKNLHLTTIEIDEDRYNMAKKNLEGLNADIYLGDALNILPKLSKKFDFIFIDASKSHNMEFFNLSYERLNDGGMIFIDNIAFRGYICESEYNKRYKTIINKLKEFINYLNENYDFVFLPFGDGVGIVTKKGI; encoded by the coding sequence ATGATAGAAAATTTTGAGAAAGTAACGGCTTATGCAAGAAGTTTATTTAAAGAAGATAAAGATATATTAGAAGTAAAAAAATATGGTATTGATAATAAAGTTCCTATAGTAACAGAAGAGGTACTTAACTTTATGTTATTTTTAATTAAACACAATAAGTATAAAACTTGTCTTGAAATAGGAAGTGCAATTGGTTATTCTGGTAAATATTTAGCTAAAAATTTACATTTGACAACTATTGAAATTGATGAAGATAGATATAATATGGCAAAGAAAAATTTAGAAGGGCTAAATGCTGATATTTATCTTGGAGATGCACTAAATATATTGCCTAAACTTTCAAAAAAATTTGACTTTATTTTTATTGATGCTTCAAAAAGTCATAATATGGAATTTTTTAATTTATCATATGAAAGACTTAACGATGGTGGTATGATATTCATTGATAATATAGCATTTAGAGGATATATATGTGAAAGTGAATATAATAAAAGGTACAAAACAATAATTAATAAATTAAAAGAATTTATTAATTATTTAAATGAAAATTATGACTTTGTCTTCTTACCTTTCGGTGATGGAGTAGGCATAGTTACAAAGAAAGGAATATAA
- a CDS encoding glycosyltransferase has translation MKILIVMNEYFSKSNGMSISTQRFVEQFKKMGKENEIRILAGSSKGTPDYPLPELIVPIFNSIIKKQGFSFAKVKKDVVYEAVEWADIIHLEDPFYLCSYTARVAKKMNKPCMGTFHLYAENMTYSVGLGWLRPANVLITWAFKHFVYEYCSDIQCPTEAVKERLIRYKYNSNLHVISNGIHKDSIVPRSEKPTQFKDKFVIISVGRYSVEKNQILLFEAIKKSKYADKIQLILAGKGPLENKYRKLSESLPNKAILEFMSQEQLRKTISYSDLYIHCANVEVEGMSCMEAFASGLVPLISNSYLSSTKQYALSENNLFKANDSDSLRDKIDYWIEHPEEKEEFSKKYIEFAKEYDIENSAKKLFEIFENLVNKNN, from the coding sequence ATGAAAATACTAATAGTTATGAATGAATACTTTTCCAAAAGCAATGGTATGAGTATATCTACGCAACGTTTTGTTGAGCAATTTAAAAAAATGGGAAAAGAAAATGAAATAAGAATTTTAGCAGGTAGTTCAAAGGGAACTCCTGATTATCCACTACCTGAACTTATAGTGCCAATTTTTAATTCAATAATTAAAAAACAAGGATTTTCTTTTGCTAAAGTAAAAAAAGACGTTGTATATGAAGCTGTAGAATGGGCAGATATAATCCATCTTGAAGATCCGTTTTATTTATGTTCATATACTGCAAGAGTTGCTAAAAAGATGAATAAACCTTGTATGGGAACATTTCATTTATATGCTGAAAATATGACATATTCAGTAGGATTAGGGTGGCTTAGGCCAGCTAATGTTTTAATAACTTGGGCATTTAAACATTTTGTATATGAATATTGTAGTGATATTCAATGTCCAACAGAAGCAGTTAAAGAAAGACTTATAAGATACAAGTATAATTCAAATTTACATGTTATTTCTAATGGTATACATAAAGATTCAATTGTACCTCGTAGTGAAAAACCAACTCAATTTAAAGATAAATTTGTAATAATAAGTGTAGGTCGTTATTCTGTTGAAAAAAATCAAATACTTTTATTTGAGGCAATAAAAAAATCAAAATATGCTGATAAAATACAATTAATATTAGCAGGTAAAGGTCCACTTGAAAATAAATATAGAAAATTAAGCGAAAGTTTACCTAATAAAGCTATACTTGAATTTATGTCTCAAGAGCAATTAAGAAAAACAATCTCATATTCTGATTTATACATACACTGTGCTAATGTTGAAGTTGAAGGAATGTCATGTATGGAAGCATTTGCAAGTGGTTTAGTTCCTTTAATATCAAATAGTTATTTATCTTCAACTAAACAATATGCATTAAGTGAGAATAATTTATTTAAAGCAAATGATTCAGATAGTCTTAGAGATAAAATTGATTATTGGATAGAACATCCTGAAGAAAAAGAAGAATTTAGTAAAAAATATATTGAGTTTGCAAAAGAATATGATATAGAAAATTCTGCGAAAAAATTATTTGAGATATTTGAAAATTTAGTAAATAAAAATAATTAA
- a CDS encoding MGDG synthase family glycosyltransferase, producing MKIMILTASTGAGHNQAARNIANEFLKLGNDEIEIFDFFMDTSKRANEFVTKSYDTFANKFPNTYGFIYNISNRKLINDIFMKNLFFKVKDRVKKKILEDNPAVIVSTHPMSVPLIMKIFEEENITIPFVQIVTDFKAHYIYVDKGVTAYITGSEYTKENLIKCGVSSDKIFVYGIPIRDEFKTVNKSETETFNILLMGGSMGLKKMEDSVDVLLNSDLNVKITIICGNNTELRGKLVKKFKDKIISGKTEIKGFVNNIDELMDKSKLIITKPGGLTSTEAINKQIPMIIPFSIPGQEEENTAFLVEEKMAISINDIDDLPKYVKMLLENKELYNEIVDNMRKLSESYSVEKIVDLVHNLKNN from the coding sequence ATGAAGATAATGATTTTAACTGCTTCTACAGGTGCAGGACATAATCAAGCAGCAAGAAATATAGCGAATGAATTTTTAAAATTGGGCAATGACGAAATAGAAATTTTTGATTTTTTTATGGATACATCTAAAAGAGCAAATGAATTTGTTACAAAGAGTTATGATACGTTCGCTAATAAATTTCCAAATACATATGGCTTTATTTATAACATATCAAATAGAAAATTAATAAATGATATATTTATGAAAAATCTATTTTTTAAAGTAAAAGATAGAGTTAAGAAAAAAATTCTCGAAGATAATCCAGCAGTTATTGTCTCAACACATCCTATGAGTGTACCTTTAATAATGAAAATATTTGAAGAAGAGAATATTACAATACCGTTTGTTCAAATAGTTACTGATTTTAAAGCACACTATATTTATGTTGATAAGGGAGTTACTGCATATATTACAGGTAGTGAGTATACTAAAGAAAATTTAATAAAATGTGGCGTAAGTAGTGATAAAATATTTGTATATGGAATACCTATTAGAGATGAATTTAAAACTGTAAATAAAAGTGAAACAGAAACGTTTAATATACTTTTAATGGGTGGTTCAATGGGTCTTAAAAAGATGGAAGATTCTGTTGACGTATTATTAAATTCTGATTTAAATGTAAAAATAACAATAATTTGTGGAAATAATACAGAACTTAGAGGAAAACTTGTAAAAAAATTTAAAGATAAAATTATATCAGGTAAAACTGAAATTAAAGGTTTTGTTAATAACATTGATGAGCTTATGGACAAGTCAAAACTTATTATCACAAAACCTGGTGGTCTTACTTCAACAGAAGCTATTAATAAGCAAATACCTATGATTATTCCGTTTTCTATACCAGGACAAGAAGAAGAAAATACAGCATTTTTAGTTGAAGAAAAAATGGCTATTAGTATTAATGATATTGATGATTTACCTAAATATGTAAAAATGTTATTGGAAAATAAGGAATTATATAACGAAATAGTTGATAATATGAGAAAATTATCTGAAAGTTACTCAGTTGAAAAGATTGTTGATTTAGTACATAATTTGAAAAATAACTAA
- a CDS encoding queuosine precursor transporter yields MKNIFTLNELLWLIYIIVNYTFILIAYKKWGKVGILIFIPLSIVVANIQVNKLMTIFGVVTTMGNIAYGGIFLIEDILSENYGKQYAKKVITIGFATMIFMTIIMSIAIHVNVAPEDTAQPHLVALFAPLYRLTFASLTAYGCSSLVDIYAYQAIRSLWPSFKNIWIRNNLSTILSQIVDNVIFTLVAFAGIYDFKILISIMFSTYFLKVIISTLDTPFVYIAAWWKKEGKIEEF; encoded by the coding sequence ATGAAAAATATATTCACATTAAATGAACTTTTGTGGCTTATATATATAATAGTTAATTATACATTTATATTAATCGCATATAAAAAATGGGGAAAAGTCGGTATATTAATTTTTATCCCCCTATCAATAGTTGTTGCTAATATACAAGTAAATAAACTTATGACTATATTTGGTGTAGTTACAACCATGGGAAATATAGCATATGGTGGAATATTTTTAATTGAAGATATCTTATCTGAAAATTATGGTAAACAATATGCGAAAAAAGTAATTACAATTGGATTTGCAACTATGATATTTATGACAATAATAATGAGTATTGCAATACACGTTAATGTTGCTCCTGAAGATACAGCTCAACCACATTTGGTTGCATTATTTGCACCACTTTATAGACTTACATTCGCTTCTCTTACTGCTTATGGTTGCTCTTCATTAGTTGATATTTACGCATACCAAGCAATAAGAAGCTTATGGCCAAGCTTTAAAAATATATGGATAAGAAACAATTTAAGTACAATACTTAGTCAAATAGTTGATAATGTTATTTTTACCCTTGTAGCTTTTGCTGGTATATATGATTTTAAAATATTAATTAGTATTATGTTTTCAACTTACTTTTTAAAAGTTATTATTTCTACTTTAGATACTCCATTTGTATATATTGCAGCTTGGTGGAAAAAAGAAGGGAAAATTGAAGAATTTTAA
- a CDS encoding radical SAM protein, protein MNRYSKITDYVNKREIVLLKSLPCDYGKCAFCNYILDNSTDENEINNVNMEILKNITGEFGVLEVINSASVFELPISTLEEIRRIVYEKNIKILYFEAYFGYVKRLDEIRNFFSDIEIRFIIGIETFDNKYRIKTLKKNFYLTDKIFEKVKQEYYTVLLLICTQGQTKEQILNDINTGLQNFNITTISVFIDNGTSIKRDENLVKWFIKEIYPTIKNNEKLEILIDNKDFGVYS, encoded by the coding sequence ATGAATAGATATAGTAAAATAACTGATTATGTTAATAAAAGAGAAATTGTATTATTAAAAAGTCTTCCCTGTGATTATGGGAAATGTGCTTTTTGCAACTATATTTTAGATAATTCTACTGATGAAAATGAAATAAACAATGTAAATATGGAAATTCTTAAAAACATAACCGGTGAATTTGGAGTATTAGAAGTTATTAATTCAGCTTCTGTATTTGAATTACCTATTTCTACTTTAGAAGAAATAAGACGTATAGTATATGAAAAAAATATTAAAATACTCTACTTTGAAGCATACTTTGGTTATGTTAAAAGACTTGATGAAATAAGAAACTTTTTTTCAGATATTGAAATTCGTTTTATTATAGGAATTGAAACTTTTGATAATAAATATAGAATAAAGACTTTAAAGAAAAATTTTTACTTAACAGATAAAATTTTTGAAAAAGTAAAACAAGAATATTATACTGTTCTACTTTTAATTTGTACACAAGGGCAAACAAAAGAACAAATTCTAAATGATATAAATACAGGTTTACAAAATTTTAATATAACTACTATTAGTGTTTTTATAGACAACGGAACTAGTATAAAAAGAGATGAAAATCTTGTTAAATGGTTCATAAAAGAAATTTATCCAACAATAAAAAATAATGAAAAACTTGAAATATTAATAGATAATAAAGATTTCGGTGTTTATTCATAA